DNA sequence from the Antarctobacter heliothermus genome:
GGCGAAAGGCGGCGACAAATGCGTCCATCACCGGCCCCGGACCGATCAGGCCAAGGATCAGGATTTCGCGCACGACGCCCAGAACCCGGCTCATCAGGGTCCAGAAACCGACGGTCATGACACCGGCGACAAGGCGAATGGGTTTCATGGTTGTCTCGCTTGCTGCTCTGCCGACCCGCTTATCCCAAAGCGCCAGAGGGCGGAAGGGGAGGCGATGGAGGCTACAGCAGTGTCGTGGCCGCGACGGCAATCAGCAAGGCCCCGGCAAAGGCCATGTTGATGACCCGTCCGGCGCGCGGGCTGCGCACGGTGCGGGTCAACAGGCTGCCTGCACACAGCCATGCAAGATTGACAGCAAGAATCGTCAGCATCAGCAGGGCGGTTTTTACCAGCGCGTCGCCAAGTGGTGCCCCGGACACAAGGGTAAAGCCGGAAAAGACGGCGGCCATGGCGGCGTAGGCCTTGGGGTTGACCAGCGACAGCAGCGTGCCTTCGGTCCAGTGCGGAGGATTGCCCTGCGCCTTGGTAAGACCGATCGGCGGGGCTGTGGCGATCCGCCAAGCCAGCCAGAGGAAATAGGCGATGGCCCCAAGTGTCACCACCGGCGCGACGCCCGGCAGCGCCAGCAGAAGGGCCGACAGCCCACTGCCCACAATGGCAATCACCCCCAGCATGCCCAGCGTCAGCCCGGCCATGTAACGCAGCCCCTGCCTGCGCCCGAAGGCGGCACCAACCGCCGCGACCGACAGAGTATTCGGCCCCGGACTGCCCGTAAGGGCCAAGGCAACGACAAGGAATTGCGGCACATCTGACATGGCATCAGAATGCCGTGCTCTGCCGCGCATGCAATAGGTGGGGGGAAACGACCCGATTTTTGGCAAATGGCCTAACTATTGCGCTTTGCATGGCAAAGGGTTTTGCTAGGCTCTGAAATCGACCGCCAGAACTGTCCCGGAAAGGGCTTTGACGTGCCTGTTACCTTCAAAGTGCTGCCCGAACTCAATCTGGTGCTTTCCTGGTTTCGTGGCGATGTGTCCACCGCGCAGCATATCGCCTCTTTTCAGGCCTACGCCGCAGATCCGCTGTTTGATGGCAAACAGCATGTGCTGGTCGACATGTCCAATTGTACGCTGGAGAGCAGCTATTTCGACGACATGCAGCGTCTCGCCTACCAGATGAAAAGCTATTATTCGGTACGGGATCTATCGTCGAAGACATCGGCCTATGCGCCGGGCGACGTGGCCTATGGCATGTCGCGCATGTACCAGTCGATCACAGAGGGAAACAGTCCTTGGGCCTTTGGCGTGTTTCGCACGCGCCATGAGGCGATCGCCTTTGTCGACATCCAACCAGGCAGCGCGCAGGAGGCACTATTGCTCGCAAACTGGGATGCTAATTGAGCAAGGTGGCTTCTGCTGCTCTAAGTTGAGTTGTTGGTGTGAAAAGCCCGGCAGGATTGCCAGACGATTGGCGTTCGCGTAGCCTGACGTCATAGAGACAGTCCTTTGAGGATTCCAAATTCCATGACCGCCGCCGTGTGCAGATGGTGTTCCAACACATTGCCAGCACAGGATGCCAAGGTCTGTACCGCCTGCAACATGAGCCAGAATGTGGTCTATGAGCGTGCTCGGCAGACGATCACGGTGGCAACCCTGCTGGGCTTTGTGACCTCGGCGTTGTTGTTTGTCTGGCAACCGATGCTGGACGGCTACCACCGGCTGTTCACCACGCCCAGCCTGACCGTGACGGCCTTTATGACCGAGCGGGATGGCCTGCTGAGGAACACCGGGAAGTTGCCGATTTTTGCCTCACATATCGAGATTGTGCCGGTAGACGCGTCGCGCCGCGCGGTGGTGTCCATCGCGCAAGAGCTTGCGCCGGGTGAGACGATTTCGATTGATACGCGCGGGCTATATGCGCAGCGGGTCGAGAAATCCGATACGCTGGAGCCATGGATCTTTTCCGTGGCGGCACCGGATCCGGTATTTGCAATGATTGGCGAGGACAGTCGTGTGATCCCGGTCTATGCGGCCCGCGACGATTACCAGCTGAAGGCCCAGATCGCCCATGCTGAACAGAAACAGGCCGCCAGATCGAACGGTGGCCGGGCCGTCGGACTGCCGACAAAGGTGAACATCAAGGATGCGACCTGTGAGGTGCATTTTTCCACCAAGGCGCAGGGGGCAGAGCGGTCGGCGTTCGACTGTGTCATGCTGTTGGCGTCCAAAGGATCGCTGACCGGGCTGTTCCCGATCCGTGAGGTTCCGCCGGCGGCGGGCGCAGGCGACGGTCCGGCCAAATCGGACGGCGACGATTGAGCCCGACACAGGGAGACAGGGAATGAGACGGATTGCAATTGGCACGGTGCTGGCGCTGGTCGGGACGCAGGTCGCCGCAGATGGGCATGAAATGCCCGGCTCTGCGTTGTTGATGCACGGGTTCGACCCCGACCAGATCATCGGGGTCAGCCCGCTATTTCAGGCGTCGCCAATAGAACTGCTGACGCAGGATCCGGCAGAGATGCTGCGCGATCAGGTGCCGGATTTCACGCTGCCGGACAGCACGCGGAACGGGGGCGTGCTGATGGACGAGGGGCTGCGCGGGCTGGACCCGCAGGCCGTCACCCATGTGCGGCTGGTCTGGATCGAGATTGACGGTGAGGTCTATTGCATCACCGAAACCTCGACCCAGGATACTGCGCCGGATTCGTAGCGCGTCAGTCCCGCGCCCGTTCTGACCCTTCTGCAATCGCGGCGCGCAGCTTTTTCTCGATCAGGTCGCGCTTGACCTTGGAGTGCAGCTTTAGCCCGAACATGTCCTTGACGTAGAAGGCGTCGACCACCTGTTCGCCATAGGTCGCGATGACCGCAGAGGCGATGTAGATGTTCAGGTTGGCCAGCGTGCGGGTGAGATCATACAGCAGGCCGGGGCGGTCGCGGGTGTCCACCTCGATGATGGTAAAGATCTCAGAGCCATCGTTGTCAAAGGTGATGTGTGTCGGTACCCGGAACGCTTTTTCACGCTTCTTGAGCTTGTCCTTGGGACGGATCGCCTCTCGTGTGACAACCTCCCCCTTCAGGGTCTTGCGGATGGTTTCGCGCAGGCGCGGGATGCGGGTGTCCTCATAGGGAGAGCCTTCGGCGTCCTGAATCCAGAACGCGGCGGTGGCGTAGCCGTCCTTGGTGGTGAAGGTCCGCGCATCGACGATGTTGGCTCCGGACAGCGCCAGCGCCCCGGCGAGGCGGGAAAAGATGCCGGGATGATCCTGAAGCGCAAAACAGACGCGGGTGGCGTCGCGGTCCTCATCCGGGTGGATGTCGATCTTGATCTCATCTTCCTGAAGGTCGCGCAGAAGTTTGGCGAACACCACATGCGCGGTGACATGCAGGCCTTGCCAATAGGGCGGATAATGACGCCGGATTTCGGCAACCAGCGCCTCTTTTTCCCAGTCCGACAGTGCCTCGCGCAGGGCCTTGCGCGCCTCTGTGCCGCGATTTTCACGGTTGAGCGCCTCCATCCCGCCTTCCAGTGCGCGGCGGGTCTGGCGGTAGAGCGCGCGGATCAGCGCGGCTTTCCAGTTGTTCCAGACGCCGGGGCCGACACCGCGAATATCGCAGACCGTCAGCACGCATAGCAGATCCAGCCGTTCGCGCGTTTGCACGGCCTTGGCAAAGTCGCGAACGGTGCGCGGATCGGCGATGTCGCGCTTTTGCGCCATGTCGGACATCAGCAGGTGATAGCGGACCAGCCATTCCACCGTGGCGCATTCGCTTTTGTTCAGGCCAAGGCGCGGCGCGACACTGCGCGCGATGCGTGCACCGAGGATCGAGTGGTCCTCATCCCGGCCCTTGCCGATGTCGTGCAGCAGCAACGCCACATAAATAACGCGTCGGTTGATACCCTCTTTGAGGATCGTCGACGCAACCGGCAGTTCCTCTGTCAGATGGCCCAGTTCGATTTCCGACAGGTTCCAGATGCATTGGATGGTGTGTTCGTCCACCGTGTAGTGGTGATACATGTTGAACTGCATCATCGCGACGATGGGCGCAAATTCGGGGATGACGGCGGCCAGCACGCCGAGTTCATTCATCCGGTGCAGGGCACGTTCCGGGTTGCCGTGTTTCAGCATCAGATCAAGGAACAGGCGGCGCGCCTCTTCGTCCTGACGGAAGCCGTTGTCGATCAGGTGCAGGTTCGCCTTGACCAGGCGCATAGCGTCGGGGTGGATCAGCAATCCGGTGCGCAGGCCTTCCTCGAACAGGCGCAACAGGTTCAGCTTGTCCGACAGGAACGCC
Encoded proteins:
- a CDS encoding LysE family translocator — protein: MSDVPQFLVVALALTGSPGPNTLSVAAVGAAFGRRQGLRYMAGLTLGMLGVIAIVGSGLSALLLALPGVAPVVTLGAIAYFLWLAWRIATAPPIGLTKAQGNPPHWTEGTLLSLVNPKAYAAMAAVFSGFTLVSGAPLGDALVKTALLMLTILAVNLAWLCAGSLLTRTVRSPRAGRVINMAFAGALLIAVAATTLL
- a CDS encoding [protein-PII] uridylyltransferase, with amino-acid sequence MTLPQATSPAAVSETETLPDDLIAPAAEIFDLSAVRSALFSGLPKSSAETDIRKHTVATLRDARDAGRAAVAEAFALEPFGARRTTRSYTWITDCIVRLTFEIATEVLHRRPNPTEAERLSVLSVGGYGRGEMAPYSDVDLLFLTPYKITAWAESVIESMLYILWDLRLKVGHSSRTVRDCLRLGGEDFTIRTAMLESRFLIGDRGLSDDLEKTLWNDLFNATAREFVEAKLSERDARHDKQGQRYMVEPNVKEGKGGLRDLQSLFWIIKYVHHTDDVSQLVTAGVFRPEEYETFVQAERFLWAVRCHLHLAAGRANEQLSFDMQVEVAARMGYNDRGGRRAVEWFMQDYFRHATAVGDLTRILLTSLEADHTKGAPLIQRLFNRPPQVKPGYRVVNNRLALDDDEAFLSDKLNLLRLFEEGLRTGLLIHPDAMRLVKANLHLIDNGFRQDEEARRLFLDLMLKHGNPERALHRMNELGVLAAVIPEFAPIVAMMQFNMYHHYTVDEHTIQCIWNLSEIELGHLTEELPVASTILKEGINRRVIYVALLLHDIGKGRDEDHSILGARIARSVAPRLGLNKSECATVEWLVRYHLLMSDMAQKRDIADPRTVRDFAKAVQTRERLDLLCVLTVCDIRGVGPGVWNNWKAALIRALYRQTRRALEGGMEALNRENRGTEARKALREALSDWEKEALVAEIRRHYPPYWQGLHVTAHVVFAKLLRDLQEDEIKIDIHPDEDRDATRVCFALQDHPGIFSRLAGALALSGANIVDARTFTTKDGYATAAFWIQDAEGSPYEDTRIPRLRETIRKTLKGEVVTREAIRPKDKLKKREKAFRVPTHITFDNDGSEIFTIIEVDTRDRPGLLYDLTRTLANLNIYIASAVIATYGEQVVDAFYVKDMFGLKLHSKVKRDLIEKKLRAAIAEGSERARD